Proteins encoded together in one Streptomyces roseifaciens window:
- a CDS encoding D-alanyl-D-alanine carboxypeptidase family protein gives MAGESPGMAELKKEPEEATATEQSTSAEQQAPAEPQAPAEQQASTEPPAPAERRASTEQPAPPAPLDLLAQLTNRPAPPPSPARTVARRVKIWAPLVLLLAVLLGIVQLVRPLPDPRFTVAGDPYTFTGEAFSMPWPEEGQAAARVVGVGSLGTHGEQKPVPTASVAKVMTAYVILKEHPLKNGEEGERITIDATAAKEAGAQEESRVEVSEGQTYTQFQMLQMLLIPSGNNIARQLARWDAGSEDAFVKKMNQAAEELGMDDTTYTDPSGLDASTVSTAADQVELAEEVMKNDVLRKIVRMPNADVPGLPGRIYNNNDDLLVTNPGGLGIKTGSSRPAGGALMWAAKRTIEGKERLIVGATMAQRQAGSDDANAHLKVVKERSYKMIKAVQDALAPATVVRKGDVVGYVDDGLGGRTPVVATADLRAVGWGGLKTKLELVPGGEGIPRAAGAGTHVGALAVGTGPGRAQVPVALRKDMAAPGAGAKLTRLG, from the coding sequence GTGGCAGGCGAGTCCCCCGGCATGGCGGAGCTGAAGAAGGAGCCGGAGGAGGCGACGGCGACGGAGCAGTCGACGTCTGCGGAGCAGCAGGCACCGGCAGAGCCCCAGGCACCCGCGGAACAGCAAGCGTCCACGGAACCGCCCGCGCCTGCCGAACGGCGAGCGTCCACGGAGCAGCCCGCCCCGCCCGCCCCGCTCGACCTGCTCGCGCAGCTCACCAACCGCCCCGCACCCCCGCCGTCCCCGGCCCGCACCGTGGCGCGCCGGGTGAAGATCTGGGCGCCGCTCGTCCTGCTGCTGGCCGTCCTCCTCGGCATCGTCCAGCTGGTCCGGCCGCTTCCGGACCCGCGGTTCACGGTCGCCGGGGACCCGTACACCTTCACCGGTGAGGCGTTCTCCATGCCGTGGCCGGAGGAGGGCCAGGCCGCGGCCAGGGTCGTGGGCGTCGGCAGCCTGGGCACGCACGGCGAGCAGAAGCCCGTGCCGACCGCGAGCGTCGCCAAGGTCATGACGGCGTACGTGATCCTCAAGGAGCACCCGCTCAAGAACGGGGAGGAGGGCGAGCGGATCACGATCGACGCGACGGCGGCCAAGGAGGCGGGCGCCCAGGAGGAGTCGCGCGTGGAGGTCTCGGAGGGGCAGACCTACACGCAGTTCCAGATGCTGCAGATGCTGCTGATCCCCTCCGGCAACAACATCGCCCGGCAGCTCGCCCGCTGGGACGCCGGGTCGGAGGACGCCTTCGTGAAGAAGATGAACCAGGCGGCCGAGGAGCTCGGCATGGACGACACGACGTACACCGACCCGAGCGGGCTGGACGCGTCGACCGTGAGCACCGCCGCGGACCAGGTCGAGCTGGCCGAGGAGGTCATGAAGAACGACGTCCTGCGGAAGATCGTCAGGATGCCGAACGCCGACGTCCCCGGTCTCCCCGGGCGGATCTACAACAACAACGACGACCTGCTGGTCACCAACCCCGGCGGGCTCGGCATCAAGACCGGGTCGAGCCGTCCGGCGGGCGGGGCGCTGATGTGGGCGGCGAAGCGGACGATCGAGGGCAAGGAGCGCCTGATCGTCGGCGCGACCATGGCCCAGCGGCAGGCGGGCAGCGACGACGCCAACGCCCACCTGAAGGTCGTCAAGGAGCGCAGCTACAAGATGATCAAGGCGGTGCAGGACGCCCTCGCCCCCGCCACGGTGGTCCGGAAGGGTGATGTCGTGGGGTACGTGGATGACGGCCTCGGCGGCCGGACGCCGGTCGTCGCCACGGCGGACCTGCGCGCGGTGGGCTGGGGCGGCCTGAAGACGAAGCTCGAGCTCGTCCCCGGCGGCGAGGGCATCCCGCGCGCCGCCGGGGCCGGTACGCATGTCGGGGCGCTGGCCGTCGGGACCGGGCCGGGCCGGGCGCAGGTGCCCGTCGCGCTCCGGAAGGACATGGCGGCGCCGGGAGCGGGGGCGAAGCTGACCCGCCTCGGGTGA
- a CDS encoding LysR family transcriptional regulator has protein sequence MIDPRRLRVLRAVADHRTVTAAAAALYLTPSAVSQQLAALEQETGHVLLTRSGRGVRLTAAGEILLTHAHEVVAQLERAEAELAAYAGGTAGELTVAAFATGIAEVLAPVIGLLAVRHPGIRLRVRDAEGDASLPMVLDGEADVALAVEYRGAPREDDLRLVRVPLYAEPFDAVLHAAHPLAGSPHVSLDELADSDWIGPYPGNPCHDVVVLACELAGFQPRLVHSSDDFRAVVALAGAGAGVALVPRSALRGMELKDTVVRPVEGPAATRRVFAAVRRGAEDHPLIRPVLDALTEVAGSLSTN, from the coding sequence GTGATCGACCCCCGGCGGCTGCGTGTCCTGCGGGCCGTGGCGGACCACCGTACGGTGACCGCCGCGGCCGCCGCGCTGTACCTGACCCCCTCGGCCGTCTCCCAGCAGCTCGCGGCGCTGGAACAGGAGACCGGCCACGTCCTGCTGACCCGCAGCGGCCGCGGCGTGCGCCTCACCGCGGCCGGCGAGATCCTGCTGACCCACGCCCACGAGGTCGTCGCCCAGCTGGAGCGGGCCGAGGCGGAGCTCGCCGCCTACGCGGGCGGCACCGCCGGCGAGCTGACCGTGGCGGCGTTCGCGACGGGCATCGCCGAGGTGCTGGCCCCGGTCATCGGGCTCCTCGCCGTCCGCCACCCCGGCATCCGGCTCCGGGTGCGCGACGCCGAGGGCGACGCGAGCCTGCCGATGGTGCTGGACGGGGAGGCCGACGTGGCCCTCGCCGTCGAGTACCGGGGCGCCCCGCGGGAGGACGACCTGCGGCTCGTCCGCGTGCCGCTCTACGCCGAGCCCTTCGACGCCGTCCTGCACGCCGCGCACCCGCTGGCCGGCAGCCCCCACGTGAGCCTGGACGAGCTGGCCGACAGCGACTGGATCGGCCCCTACCCGGGCAACCCCTGCCACGACGTGGTGGTGCTGGCCTGCGAACTGGCCGGCTTCCAGCCCCGCCTGGTGCACTCCTCGGACGACTTCCGCGCCGTGGTCGCCCTGGCCGGGGCCGGCGCCGGGGTGGCCCTCGTGCCGCGCTCGGCGCTGCGCGGCATGGAGCTGAAGGACACCGTCGTCCGCCCCGTCGAGGGCCCGGCCGCGACCCGGCGCGTGTTCGCCGCGGTCCGCCGCGGCGCCGAGGACCACCCGCTCATCCGGCCGGTCCTCGACGCGCTCACGGAAGTCGCGGGCTCGCTGTCCACCAACTGA
- a CDS encoding DUF4352 domain-containing protein, translating to MRRQLITAAAVIVLAATATACNGDGTDPAADASASADKSPAPQQSNPAPDQGGAGQGGGQDKDKDKGQGQGGAHAIGGKLTLKGKKPGEQLDVTLKGFADPAHSDNKYMKPAAGKRWVAAQFELVNTGTVAYSDSPSSGAKVVDGQGQAFTQTMGSVTEGPKFPVTVNIAQGGKALGWVVFSVPESSKPEKVQFTLDGGFANETGEWTLKK from the coding sequence ATGCGTCGTCAGCTCATCACCGCCGCGGCCGTCATCGTGCTCGCGGCCACCGCCACCGCCTGCAACGGCGACGGCACCGACCCTGCGGCGGACGCCAGTGCGTCGGCCGACAAGAGCCCCGCGCCCCAGCAGTCGAACCCGGCGCCGGACCAGGGCGGCGCGGGCCAGGGTGGCGGCCAGGACAAGGACAAGGACAAGGGCCAGGGGCAGGGCGGCGCGCACGCCATCGGAGGCAAGCTCACACTCAAGGGCAAGAAGCCGGGCGAGCAGCTCGACGTCACCCTGAAGGGCTTCGCCGACCCGGCCCACAGCGACAACAAGTACATGAAGCCGGCCGCCGGCAAGCGCTGGGTCGCCGCCCAGTTCGAGCTCGTCAACACCGGCACGGTCGCCTACTCGGACAGCCCCTCCAGCGGGGCCAAGGTCGTCGACGGGCAGGGCCAGGCCTTCACCCAGACCATGGGCAGCGTCACCGAGGGCCCGAAGTTCCCGGTCACCGTGAACATCGCCCAGGGCGGCAAGGCCCTCGGCTGGGTCGTCTTCTCCGTCCCCGAGAGCTCCAAGCCCGAGAAGGTGCAGTTCACGCTGGACGGCGGCTTCGCCAACGAGACGGGCGAGTGGACCCTCAAGAAGTGA
- a CDS encoding DUF5819 family protein translates to MTVGHLAVPARSAPAVHTVTVRWLSPEFTQRWQLFAHDLERRRGLAVRVRVAAGAGLRTSPWVDLTAREARAARGRLVARHAELTELEALLVTVSSAQHGSREEQLAQRYLCRVATQRLAGLPLGGPVVQVQARLTQERSDPPPWQRPRPGARGARQVVLKTTAWLRVRPADRVVKGQRW, encoded by the coding sequence ATGACCGTCGGCCATCTGGCGGTCCCGGCACGGTCCGCGCCGGCGGTGCACACGGTGACGGTCCGGTGGCTGTCACCGGAGTTCACGCAGCGCTGGCAGCTGTTCGCTCACGATCTGGAACGTCGGAGGGGTCTCGCTGTGCGGGTGCGGGTGGCTGCAGGGGCTGGGCTGCGGACCTCCCCGTGGGTCGATCTGACGGCGCGTGAGGCTCGGGCCGCCCGGGGGCGTCTGGTGGCCAGACATGCCGAGCTGACCGAGCTGGAGGCCCTCCTGGTCACGGTGAGCTCGGCGCAGCACGGGAGCCGGGAGGAGCAGCTGGCGCAGCGGTATCTGTGCCGGGTGGCCACCCAGCGGCTGGCGGGCCTGCCGCTGGGCGGCCCAGTGGTGCAGGTGCAGGCGCGGCTGACGCAGGAGCGTTCTGATCCTCCTCCATGGCAGCGGCCCCGGCCGGGTGCCCGGGGTGCCCGGCAGGTCGTGCTGAAGACGACGGCCTGGCTGCGGGTGCGTCCCGCTGATCGAGTGGTGAAGGGGCAGCGGTGGTGA
- the secD gene encoding protein translocase subunit SecD, with product MSPRPSRRAPLWRALVALAVVAASLFFALTTPARLGLDLRGGTQIVLETRDSPTSRADAAATDRALEVLRQRVDALGVAEPSLARSGERRIVVELPGVQDPRKAVDVIGRTAQLTFHPVLGTVPDGSSPRAAADGAAGARTLPDPDAPGHSLHLGPAALTGKDVKDARAVLDAQTGGGWTVALSFRGGGGKSWARVTGEAACAAPGDASRRVAIVLDDRVVSAPAMQSSVPCRTGIQGGSAQITGGFDDAEARDLAALVKGGALPVPVEVVEQRTVGPTLGAEAIRASAAAAVIGLVCTALFVVAVYRLLGVLATVALALYGLISYAALVALGATLTLPGLAGFVLAVGMAVDANVLVFERTREEYERARVAPARRAGPQDLRGPLRKGFGKAWSAVVDSNVTTLLAAGLLFFFATGPVKGFGVTLSVGVAASMISALVITRVLADWALRRDCVRRRPRLAGVASAGRLRAFLARRGPRLMHHRRIWLGVSAVLLALSVAGIGVRGLHLGVEFTGGRLVEYGTSRPVDVEKARAAVGDAGFPRAVVQKSGNGDVVVRTGTMDDGDQQRIKSALEAHGGTVTVERDERIGPSLGSELRDKALIALGVAVAAQLVYLSVRFRWTFATAAVAAMVQDVLLVVGLFAWLGRPADSVFLAALLTVVGYSVNDTVVVFDRIRETRRPGRTGGPGTGTGTGEGRMPLASAVDSAILHTVPRTVNTGMGVLFVLAALAVLGGDSLADFSLALLAGVLFGIGSTVLTAAPIAVILEGHRPAAAPPAPSAPRKDPRDSGAVV from the coding sequence ATGTCACCCCGGCCCTCGCGCCGCGCCCCGCTGTGGCGCGCGCTCGTCGCCCTCGCCGTCGTCGCGGCCTCCCTGTTCTTCGCCCTGACCACCCCCGCCCGGCTCGGCCTCGACCTGCGCGGCGGCACCCAGATCGTGCTGGAGACGCGGGACTCGCCCACGTCCCGGGCGGACGCCGCCGCCACCGACCGGGCGCTGGAGGTCCTGCGGCAGCGGGTCGACGCGCTCGGCGTGGCCGAGCCGTCGCTCGCGCGCTCCGGCGAGCGCCGCATCGTCGTCGAACTGCCCGGCGTCCAGGACCCCCGGAAGGCCGTCGACGTCATCGGCCGCACCGCCCAGCTCACCTTCCACCCCGTACTCGGCACCGTGCCGGACGGCAGCAGCCCCCGGGCGGCCGCGGACGGCGCCGCCGGCGCACGGACCCTGCCCGACCCCGACGCCCCCGGCCACTCCCTGCACCTGGGCCCGGCAGCCCTCACCGGCAAGGACGTCAAGGACGCCCGGGCCGTCCTCGACGCGCAGACCGGCGGCGGCTGGACCGTCGCCCTCTCCTTCCGGGGCGGCGGCGGGAAGAGCTGGGCGCGCGTCACGGGCGAGGCGGCGTGCGCCGCACCGGGCGACGCGTCCCGCCGGGTCGCGATCGTCCTCGACGACCGCGTCGTCTCGGCACCGGCCATGCAGAGCAGCGTGCCGTGCCGGACCGGGATCCAGGGCGGCAGCGCCCAGATCACCGGAGGGTTCGACGACGCAGAGGCCCGCGATCTGGCCGCGCTCGTCAAGGGCGGCGCCCTGCCCGTCCCGGTCGAGGTCGTCGAACAGCGCACCGTCGGCCCGACGCTGGGCGCCGAGGCGATCCGGGCCAGCGCGGCCGCGGCGGTCATCGGCCTCGTCTGCACGGCGCTGTTCGTCGTCGCCGTCTACCGGCTGCTCGGCGTCCTGGCCACGGTGGCGCTCGCGCTGTACGGGCTGATCTCGTACGCCGCGCTGGTCGCGCTCGGGGCCACGCTCACCCTCCCCGGGCTGGCCGGGTTCGTGCTGGCCGTCGGCATGGCCGTCGACGCGAACGTCCTCGTCTTCGAACGGACCCGGGAGGAGTACGAACGGGCCCGGGTCGCACCCGCGCGCCGCGCCGGCCCGCAGGACCTCCGCGGCCCGCTGCGGAAGGGCTTCGGCAAGGCGTGGAGCGCCGTCGTCGACTCGAACGTGACGACCCTCCTCGCCGCCGGCCTGCTCTTCTTCTTCGCCACGGGCCCGGTCAAGGGCTTCGGCGTCACCCTGTCCGTGGGCGTCGCGGCCTCCATGATCTCCGCCCTCGTCATCACCCGGGTGCTCGCGGACTGGGCGCTGCGGCGCGACTGCGTCCGGCGCAGGCCGCGCCTGGCCGGAGTCGCCTCGGCGGGCCGGCTGCGGGCCTTCCTCGCCCGCCGCGGCCCCCGGCTGATGCACCACCGCCGCATCTGGCTGGGCGTCAGCGCCGTGCTGCTGGCCCTCTCCGTCGCGGGCATCGGGGTGCGCGGGCTGCACCTCGGCGTCGAGTTCACCGGGGGCCGTCTGGTCGAGTACGGCACGAGCCGCCCCGTGGACGTGGAGAAGGCGCGCGCCGCGGTCGGTGACGCCGGGTTCCCGCGCGCCGTCGTGCAGAAGTCGGGCAACGGCGACGTCGTCGTGCGCACCGGGACCATGGACGACGGGGACCAGCAGCGCATCAAGTCGGCCCTGGAAGCCCACGGCGGGACCGTCACCGTCGAGCGCGACGAGCGGATCGGGCCGAGCCTGGGCAGCGAGCTGCGCGACAAGGCGCTGATCGCCCTGGGCGTCGCGGTGGCGGCCCAGCTCGTCTACCTCAGCGTGCGCTTCCGCTGGACCTTCGCGACGGCGGCGGTCGCGGCGATGGTCCAGGACGTGCTGCTGGTGGTCGGGCTGTTCGCCTGGCTGGGCCGGCCGGCCGACAGCGTCTTCCTCGCGGCGCTGCTCACGGTGGTCGGCTACTCCGTCAACGACACGGTGGTCGTCTTCGACCGCATCCGCGAGACGCGGCGCCCGGGGCGGACCGGCGGGCCGGGGACGGGGACGGGGACGGGTGAGGGACGGATGCCGCTGGCGTCCGCCGTCGACAGCGCGATCCTGCACACCGTGCCGCGCACGGTGAACACCG
- a CDS encoding glycine C-acetyltransferase — translation MYASVRDDLRATLDEIREAGLFKPERVIGTPQSASVHVTAGGAPGDVLNFCANNYLGLADHPEVVTAAKDALDRWGYGMASVRFICGTQDVHKELEGRLSAFLGQEDTILYSSCFDANGGVFETLLGAEDAVISDALNHASIIDGIRLSKARRFRYANRDMADLEKQLQAANEGGARRKLIVTDGVFSMDGYVAPLREICDLADRYDAMVMVDDSHAVGFVGPGGRGTPELHGVMDRIDIITGTLGKALGGASGGYVAARAEIVALLRQRSRPYLFSNSLAPVIAAASLKVLDLLESAGDLRERLKANTELFRTKMTEAGFEILPGDHAIAPVMIGDAAEAGRMAELLLERGVYVIGFSYPVVPMGAARIRVQLSAAHSTADVERAVAAFVDARNALRG, via the coding sequence ATGTACGCGTCCGTCCGCGACGACCTCCGCGCCACCCTCGACGAGATCCGCGAGGCCGGTCTCTTCAAGCCCGAGCGCGTGATCGGCACCCCGCAGAGCGCCTCCGTCCACGTCACGGCGGGCGGCGCCCCCGGCGACGTCCTCAACTTCTGCGCCAACAACTACCTCGGCCTCGCCGACCACCCCGAGGTCGTCACCGCCGCCAAGGACGCCCTCGACCGCTGGGGCTACGGCATGGCCTCGGTGCGCTTCATCTGCGGCACCCAGGACGTCCACAAGGAGCTGGAGGGGCGGCTGTCCGCGTTCCTCGGCCAGGAAGACACGATCCTCTACTCGTCCTGCTTCGACGCCAACGGCGGCGTCTTCGAGACCCTGCTCGGCGCCGAGGACGCGGTCATCTCCGACGCCCTCAACCACGCGAGCATCATCGACGGCATCCGCCTGTCCAAGGCCCGCCGCTTCCGCTACGCCAACCGCGACATGGCCGACCTCGAGAAGCAGCTCCAGGCCGCCAACGAGGGCGGCGCGCGCCGCAAGCTCATCGTCACCGACGGCGTCTTCTCCATGGACGGCTACGTCGCACCGCTGCGCGAGATCTGCGACCTGGCCGACCGCTACGACGCGATGGTGATGGTCGACGACTCCCACGCGGTCGGCTTCGTCGGCCCCGGGGGCCGCGGCACCCCCGAGCTGCACGGCGTCATGGACCGGATCGACATCATCACCGGCACCCTCGGCAAGGCCCTCGGCGGCGCCTCCGGCGGCTACGTCGCCGCCCGCGCCGAGATCGTCGCCCTGCTGCGCCAGCGCTCGCGCCCGTACCTCTTCTCCAACTCCCTCGCGCCGGTCATCGCCGCCGCCTCCCTGAAGGTCCTCGACCTGCTGGAGTCCGCGGGCGACCTGCGGGAGCGGCTGAAGGCCAACACCGAGCTGTTCCGCACGAAGATGACCGAGGCGGGCTTCGAGATCCTGCCCGGCGACCACGCCATCGCCCCCGTCATGATCGGCGACGCGGCGGAGGCCGGCCGGATGGCGGAGCTGCTGCTGGAGCGCGGCGTCTACGTGATCGGCTTCTCCTACCCGGTGGTCCCGATGGGTGCCGCCCGGATCCGCGTGCAGCTGTCCGCGGCGCACTCCACCGCCGACGTGGAGCGGGCCGTCGCCGCGTTCGTCGACGCGCGCAACGCACTGCGGGGCTGA
- a CDS encoding methyltransferase, whose product MREGARETAREGARGTTAEEAGRRSAALVIEEALGFLYPAALRAAAAVGVADHLADGARTPEELAAATGTDAPSLGRVLRLLATRGLFEEDDRGRFRLTEAGDALRSDAPVPVGPAVLMLTDRTMWRPAGELTRCLEDGGSAFGHIFGMPFFEHFARDEETAAVFHEGMAAMSEAENRPIADSCPFPGAATVVDVGGGHGGLLLAALRGRPGLHGVLHDRAHVLAGHRLDTEETKGRWSLHEGDFFTDVPPGDVHLLKRILHDWDDEQCVGILRNCRRALAPGGRVLVVDAVLPPGNAPHQGKTLDVMMMASLVGRERTESDFARLFDAAGLRLSRVIPTPTVLSIVEGVAGNDPSEGPGGEAGGTA is encoded by the coding sequence GTGCGCGAAGGTGCTCGTGAGACGGCGCGCGAAGGTGCTCGTGGGACGACGGCCGAGGAGGCGGGGCGGCGCAGCGCGGCCCTGGTCATCGAGGAGGCCCTGGGATTCCTCTACCCGGCTGCCCTGCGCGCCGCGGCGGCCGTGGGTGTGGCGGACCACCTGGCGGACGGCGCCCGCACCCCGGAGGAGCTGGCGGCGGCCACCGGGACCGACGCACCGAGCCTCGGGCGCGTGCTGCGGCTGCTGGCCACGCGCGGGCTGTTCGAGGAGGACGACCGCGGCCGCTTCCGGCTGACCGAGGCCGGTGACGCGCTGCGCTCGGACGCGCCCGTGCCGGTCGGGCCGGCGGTCCTGATGCTCACGGACCGGACGATGTGGCGGCCGGCCGGGGAGCTGACCAGGTGCCTGGAGGACGGGGGCTCGGCATTCGGCCACATCTTCGGCATGCCCTTCTTCGAGCACTTCGCCCGGGACGAGGAGACCGCCGCGGTCTTCCACGAAGGCATGGCCGCCATGTCCGAGGCGGAGAACCGGCCGATCGCCGACAGCTGCCCCTTCCCCGGGGCCGCCACGGTCGTGGACGTCGGAGGCGGCCACGGCGGCCTGCTGCTGGCGGCGCTCCGCGGCCGGCCCGGTCTCCACGGCGTGCTCCACGACCGGGCGCACGTGCTGGCGGGCCACCGGCTCGACACCGAGGAGACGAAGGGCCGCTGGTCGCTGCACGAAGGCGACTTCTTCACCGACGTCCCGCCCGGCGACGTCCACCTCCTCAAGCGCATCCTGCACGACTGGGACGACGAGCAGTGCGTGGGCATCCTGCGCAACTGCCGCCGCGCGCTGGCGCCGGGCGGCCGGGTGCTCGTCGTCGACGCGGTCCTGCCGCCGGGCAACGCCCCGCACCAGGGGAAGACGCTGGACGTGATGATGATGGCCTCCCTGGTCGGCCGCGAGCGCACGGAGAGCGACTTCGCCCGGCTGTTCGACGCGGCGGGGCTGCGGCTGTCGCGCGTCATCCCCACGCCGACCGTGCTGTCGATCGTGGAGGGCGTGGCCGGAAACGACCCCTCCGAGGGGCCCGGCGGTGAGGCGGGCGGCACCGCCTGA
- the tdh gene encoding L-threonine 3-dehydrogenase, protein MKALVKHKAEPGLWLMDVPEPEYGPDDVMIKVLRTGICGTDLHIRSWDGWAQGAVKTPLVLGHEFVGEVAAVGADVQDITAGDLVSGEGHLVCGKCRNCLAGRRHLCRSTVGLGVGRDGAFAEYVVMPASNVWVHRTKVDLDVAAIFDPFGNAVHTALSFPLVGEDVLITGAGPIGIMAVAVAKHAGARNVVITDVSEPRLEIARKAGATLALNVSDAGIADAQRLLGLREGFDVGLEMSGRPEAMRDMIANMTHGGKIAMLGLPAQEFPVDWAKIVTSMITVKGIYGREMYETWYAMTVLLEGGLDLSPVITGRYSYKDFDAAFDEAATARSGKIILDWTA, encoded by the coding sequence ATGAAGGCACTCGTCAAGCACAAGGCCGAGCCCGGGCTGTGGCTCATGGACGTCCCGGAGCCGGAGTACGGCCCCGACGACGTCATGATCAAGGTGCTGCGCACCGGCATCTGCGGCACCGACCTGCACATCCGCTCCTGGGACGGCTGGGCCCAGGGCGCGGTCAAGACCCCGCTCGTGCTCGGTCACGAGTTCGTCGGCGAGGTCGCCGCCGTGGGCGCGGACGTGCAGGACATCACGGCCGGCGACCTGGTCAGCGGCGAGGGCCACCTCGTCTGCGGCAAGTGCCGCAACTGCCTGGCCGGCCGCCGCCACCTGTGCCGCAGCACGGTCGGCCTCGGCGTCGGCCGCGACGGCGCGTTCGCCGAGTACGTCGTGATGCCGGCCTCCAACGTCTGGGTGCACCGCACGAAGGTCGACCTCGACGTCGCCGCGATCTTCGACCCGTTCGGCAACGCCGTGCACACCGCGCTCTCCTTCCCGCTGGTCGGCGAGGACGTGCTGATCACGGGCGCGGGCCCGATCGGCATCATGGCCGTGGCCGTCGCCAAGCACGCCGGCGCCCGCAACGTCGTCATCACCGACGTCAGCGAGCCACGCCTGGAGATCGCCCGCAAGGCGGGCGCGACCCTGGCCCTCAACGTCTCCGACGCCGGCATCGCGGACGCGCAGCGCCTGCTCGGCCTGCGCGAGGGCTTCGACGTCGGCCTGGAGATGTCCGGCCGGCCCGAGGCCATGCGCGACATGATCGCCAACATGACGCACGGCGGCAAGATCGCCATGCTGGGCCTGCCCGCCCAGGAGTTCCCCGTCGACTGGGCGAAGATCGTCACCTCGATGATCACCGTCAAGGGCATCTACGGCCGGGAGATGTACGAGACCTGGTACGCGATGACGGTGCTGCTAGAGGGCGGCCTCGACCTCAGCCCGGTGATCACCGGACGGTACTCGTACAAGGACTTCGACGCGGCCTTCGACGAGGCCGCCACCGCCCGCAGCGGCAAGATCATCCTCGACTGGACCGCCTGA
- a CDS encoding glycoside hydrolase family 47 protein, protein MSGGGTGVQEALPVMTYDSLPAPATRRRLLSGLAATGGLAVSGALGAAGHAPAEARSGAAAQAGAQPGSASGSGFGSGSGGAARAVPARRGRFRADREKAQEIRAEFVHAWEGYKRFAWGHDEVLPVSGRYHDFFARNHPVGLSIIEALDTHYLMELDTEVDRCVDWIRNHLDFDVDADFQVFECTIRLVGGLLSGYLATGEKVLLDRCTDLADRLLPAFTSSPTGMPYRYVNLRTKHVSGTTLPLAEIGTNILEFGVLSRVTGDRRYRQAAERALRAVVERRSSLDLLATRLNVETGRWADRDSVAVNPPADSFYEYLWGAWLMFRDEDCRDWFRMFTAAMRKHQAERVDGRLWFKHVDFRTGKLISRRQSALAVAVLPVGGDNDLAADYYHSWTAVLDKYEVIPEEIDYTRLQAVSRRNDLRPEYANCAFQLWWQTGDPHYRTTAWQYFRNLRKHHRVPGGYTVVTDVTRQPKAKGDHCPAYVFAENFKWLYLTFAGAPRFDYERGWLSTEGKILDGFRKADAGRNADAGTEADTGAGADAGTKTNTDA, encoded by the coding sequence GTGTCGGGGGGCGGAACCGGTGTCCAGGAGGCCCTGCCCGTCATGACGTACGACTCGCTCCCCGCGCCCGCGACCCGGCGCCGCCTGCTCTCCGGGCTCGCGGCCACGGGCGGTCTCGCCGTGAGCGGCGCGCTCGGCGCGGCCGGGCACGCACCGGCCGAGGCGCGGTCCGGAGCCGCCGCACAGGCCGGGGCGCAGCCCGGGTCCGCGTCCGGGTCCGGATTCGGGTCCGGGTCCGGAGGCGCCGCCCGGGCGGTGCCCGCGCGGCGGGGGAGGTTCCGTGCGGACCGGGAGAAGGCCCAGGAGATCCGGGCCGAGTTCGTCCATGCGTGGGAGGGCTACAAGCGGTTCGCCTGGGGGCACGACGAGGTCCTCCCGGTGTCGGGCCGCTACCACGACTTCTTCGCCAGGAACCACCCGGTGGGCCTGTCGATCATCGAGGCGCTCGACACCCACTACCTGATGGAGCTCGACACCGAGGTCGACCGCTGCGTCGACTGGATCAGGAACCACCTGGACTTCGACGTCGACGCCGACTTCCAGGTCTTCGAGTGCACCATCCGGCTGGTGGGGGGCCTCCTTTCGGGCTACCTCGCCACCGGGGAGAAGGTCCTGCTCGACCGCTGCACCGACCTGGCCGACCGGCTGCTGCCCGCCTTCACGTCGTCGCCCACCGGCATGCCGTACCGGTACGTGAACCTGCGGACGAAGCACGTTTCCGGCACGACGCTGCCCCTGGCCGAGATCGGCACCAACATCCTGGAGTTCGGCGTCCTCTCCCGGGTCACCGGCGACCGGCGGTACCGGCAGGCGGCCGAGCGCGCCCTGCGCGCGGTCGTCGAGCGGCGCTCCTCGCTCGACCTGCTGGCCACCCGGCTGAACGTCGAGACCGGCCGGTGGGCGGACCGCGACAGCGTCGCCGTGAACCCCCCGGCGGACTCGTTCTACGAGTACCTGTGGGGCGCCTGGCTGATGTTCCGCGACGAGGACTGCCGGGACTGGTTCAGGATGTTCACCGCCGCCATGCGCAAGCACCAAGCGGAGCGCGTGGACGGCAGGCTCTGGTTCAAGCACGTCGACTTCCGCACCGGGAAGCTGATCAGCCGGCGCCAGTCCGCGTTGGCCGTCGCCGTCCTGCCTGTCGGCGGGGACAACGACCTCGCGGCGGACTACTACCACTCCTGGACGGCCGTCCTGGACAAGTACGAGGTCATCCCCGAGGAGATCGACTACACCCGCCTGCAGGCCGTGAGCCGCCGCAACGACCTGCGCCCCGAATACGCCAACTGCGCCTTCCAGCTGTGGTGGCAGACCGGGGACCCGCACTACCGGACGACGGCCTGGCAGTACTTCCGCAACCTCAGGAAGCACCATCGCGTCCCGGGCGGCTACACGGTGGTCACCGACGTCACCCGGCAGCCCAAGGCCAAGGGCGACCACTGCCCCGCGTACGTCTTCGCCGAGAACTTCAAGTGGCTCTACCTCACCTTCGCCGGCGCGCCGCGGTTCGACTACGAGCGCGGCTGGCTCAGCACGGAGGGCAAGATCCTCGACGGCTTCCGGAAGGCGGACGCGGGCAGGAACGCGGACGCCGGCACGGAGGCCGACACCGGCGCCGGCGCAGACGCCGGCACGAAGACGAACACGGACGCATGA